In the Desulfomicrobium apsheronum genome, one interval contains:
- a CDS encoding rhodanese-like domain-containing protein, protein MSNSRFYGVLALVFWILFVLPGIAVASEHLLPPLEAQKLIEENKDNPKFVIIDLRSKNEFDDGHIEGAKLVHYYATNFKRIISQLDRESKILLYCQKGRQAPLALRDLEKLRFTDMYILDGGFDEWVNAGLPIEYSSF, encoded by the coding sequence ATGAGTAATTCAAGATTTTATGGAGTGCTCGCGCTCGTTTTCTGGATTCTTTTCGTTTTGCCGGGAATTGCCGTCGCAAGCGAACATCTGTTGCCGCCATTGGAAGCGCAGAAATTGATTGAGGAAAATAAGGATAATCCGAAATTCGTAATCATTGATTTACGGTCGAAAAATGAATTCGATGACGGCCATATTGAAGGTGCAAAGCTGGTTCATTATTATGCCACAAATTTCAAGAGAATCATTTCTCAATTGGACAGAGAGTCTAAGATTCTTCTTTATTGCCAGAAAGGCAGGCAAGCTCCTCTTGCTTTGAGGGATTTGGAGAAGTTGAGGTTTACAGATATGTATATTCTGGATGGTGGATTTGATGAATGGGTCAATGCCGGGCTGCCAATAGAGTATTCTTCATTTTAA
- a CDS encoding 6-carboxytetrahydropterin synthase produces MLTITKEFSFHAAHRLHLRNLSESDNLRIYGNCARLHGHTYRLQVQLAGRPDETGMILHFGELKGIVQREVLSRYDHADLSDLPEYHDLPATAENMAEHIFRTLDRALVSNRFRLEQVTVFETQTAWATRSRDGGEHA; encoded by the coding sequence ATGCTCACTATCACCAAAGAATTCTCCTTTCATGCGGCCCACCGGCTGCATCTTCGCAACCTCTCCGAGTCAGACAACCTGCGCATCTACGGCAACTGCGCCCGTCTCCACGGCCACACCTACCGGCTACAGGTCCAGCTTGCCGGACGGCCGGACGAAACGGGCATGATCCTGCATTTCGGGGAACTCAAGGGCATTGTCCAGCGAGAGGTCCTGAGCCGCTACGATCACGCGGATCTGAGCGACCTTCCCGAATATCACGACCTGCCTGCCACGGCCGAGAACATGGCCGAGCACATCTTCAGGACCCTCGACCGCGCCCTGGTTTCCAACCGTTTCCGGCTTGAGCAGGTCACGGTTTTCGAGACCCAGACCGCCTGGGCTACCCGGTCCCGGGATGGAGGTGAACATGCTTGA
- a CDS encoding 7-carboxy-7-deazaguanine synthase QueE, whose protein sequence is MLEVSEIFVSLQGEGPLAGRPAVFVRLAGCVPPFCEWCDTPQALGGGRRMSVEAIEDEIARHPRALVVITGGEPFLQWDTGLERLARALGASSRQVQYETSGKAGIPANSGGFVVCSPKPLHAPVLDPDSLSRADAFKFVVEEDISPVLDFVAAHGIDARKVWLMPLGATRQDQMRRMAPVWELCVRHGFNFSARLHVLTFNDKRGV, encoded by the coding sequence ATGCTTGAGGTCAGCGAAATATTCGTCTCCCTGCAAGGTGAAGGCCCGCTTGCGGGTCGGCCTGCCGTCTTTGTCCGCCTGGCCGGGTGCGTACCGCCATTTTGCGAATGGTGCGACACTCCGCAAGCCCTCGGAGGCGGACGCCGCATGAGCGTGGAAGCCATCGAAGACGAAATCGCCCGGCATCCTCGGGCGCTTGTGGTCATCACCGGCGGCGAACCCTTTCTGCAGTGGGACACGGGGCTTGAGCGACTGGCCCGTGCGCTTGGTGCCTCCAGCCGTCAGGTGCAGTACGAAACCAGCGGCAAGGCGGGCATCCCGGCTAATTCCGGAGGTTTTGTGGTCTGTTCCCCCAAACCACTCCACGCACCGGTGCTTGATCCGGACTCCTTGTCCCGGGCGGACGCCTTCAAGTTCGTGGTCGAGGAGGACATCTCCCCTGTGCTCGACTTCGTCGCCGCCCACGGCATCGATGCCCGCAAGGTCTGGCTCATGCCTCTTGGAGCAACAAGACAGGATCAGATGCGCCGCATGGCTCCTGTCTGGGAGTTGTGCGTGCGCCACGGCTTCAATTTCTCGGCGCGCCTGCATGTTCTGACATTCAACGACAAAAGGGGTGTATGA
- the queC gene encoding 7-cyano-7-deazaguanine synthase QueC → MDAVIVLSGGMDSAVLLAHELSLGTRVAALSFDYGSKHNPRELPMAREICARLNVGHKVVGLPFINELFASSLLQSGEAIPEGAYDADSMKSTVVPFRNGILIAIAVGYAESVGASRVLIGSHSGDHHIYPDCRPEFNAAIDEAARLGTDDAVRVAFPFSAMDKREIGDLGRTLGVDFARTWTCYKGGELHCGTCGACDERKFALRHDQGLDPTRYLK, encoded by the coding sequence ATGGATGCGGTGATCGTCCTCTCCGGCGGCATGGATTCCGCCGTCCTTCTGGCTCATGAACTCTCGCTTGGAACACGGGTCGCGGCGCTGAGTTTCGACTACGGCTCCAAACACAACCCGCGCGAACTGCCCATGGCGCGGGAAATCTGCGCACGCCTGAACGTGGGGCACAAGGTTGTCGGGCTGCCGTTCATCAACGAACTTTTCGCCTCATCCCTGCTTCAGTCGGGAGAAGCCATCCCGGAAGGCGCCTACGACGCGGACTCGATGAAAAGTACCGTGGTCCCGTTCCGCAACGGCATCCTCATCGCCATCGCCGTGGGCTACGCCGAATCCGTCGGGGCCTCCCGCGTGCTCATCGGGTCGCATTCAGGGGATCATCACATATATCCCGACTGCCGGCCTGAGTTCAACGCAGCCATCGATGAGGCCGCAAGGCTGGGCACGGACGACGCGGTGCGTGTGGCATTCCCCTTCTCCGCGATGGACAAACGCGAAATCGGCGACCTGGGACGAACCCTGGGCGTTGATTTCGCCCGGACCTGGACCTGCTACAAGGGTGGGGAACTGCACTGCGGGACCTGCGGTGCCTGCGATGAGCGTAAATTCGCCCTGCGTCACGACCAGGGCCTCGATCCGACGCGATACCTAAAATAA
- the queF gene encoding NADPH-dependent 7-cyano-7-deazaguanine reductase QueF (Catalyzes the NADPH-dependent reduction of 7-cyano-7-deazaguanine (preQ0) to 7-aminomethyl-7-deazaguanine (preQ1) in queuosine biosynthesis), whose protein sequence is MPHSSRMVLGRQVDYNRRYDPDQLCPIPRSLGREAAGIEGAETFGHGVDIWNIFELSWLNASGKPLVAMAEVRVPWNSPCLIESKSLKLYCNSFNMTALESADELRLTMTRDLSRAAGADVTVRIIAAEEFSQCTLAEPEGTCIDGLDITDFTYEPDAALLGTASDSARETLFTRLFRSCCPVTGQPDWATLRITYAGPRILHDGLLRYLVSYREHQGFHEACVEKIHADIHRHCGAQELEVSARFTRRGGLDISPVRSTRPGPWPNPRDPRQ, encoded by the coding sequence ATGCCCCATTCAAGCCGCATGGTTCTTGGCAGACAGGTGGATTACAATCGGCGCTACGATCCGGACCAGCTCTGTCCCATCCCCCGGTCCCTCGGGCGCGAGGCAGCCGGGATCGAAGGCGCGGAAACTTTCGGCCATGGCGTGGACATCTGGAACATCTTCGAGCTCTCCTGGCTGAACGCGTCAGGCAAGCCGCTGGTGGCCATGGCCGAAGTGCGGGTGCCATGGAACTCGCCCTGCCTCATCGAATCGAAATCACTCAAGCTCTATTGCAACTCCTTCAACATGACCGCCCTTGAAAGCGCTGACGAACTTCGCCTGACCATGACGCGCGATCTCTCGCGGGCCGCCGGAGCGGATGTGACGGTACGGATCATCGCCGCTGAAGAGTTCTCGCAATGCACGCTGGCCGAGCCCGAAGGAACATGCATCGACGGGCTGGACATCACGGACTTCACCTATGAACCCGATGCGGCCCTACTCGGAACCGCGTCAGACTCTGCGCGCGAAACCCTCTTCACCCGGCTGTTCCGCTCCTGTTGCCCTGTGACCGGCCAGCCGGATTGGGCCACGCTGCGCATCACCTATGCCGGTCCGCGCATCCTGCACGACGGCCTGCTGCGCTACCTTGTCTCGTACCGGGAACATCAGGGTTTTCACGAGGCCTGCGTGGAGAAGATTCATGCCGACATCCACCGGCACTGCGGTGCGCAGGAGCTTGAGGTCAGCGCGCGTTTCACCCGGCGCGGCGGCCTGGACATAAGTCCTGTCCGATCGACCCGCCCCGGTCCGTGGCCGAATCCGCGCGATCCCCGCCAATAA
- a CDS encoding pirin family protein, whose amino-acid sequence MRRAIKAIYKGEPVTEGAGVKLRRVFGYYEAPDFDPFLMFDDFRSDRPEDFKRGFPWHPHRGIETITYVIKGDVEHGDSMGNTGVISSGDVQWMTAGSGIVHQEMPKGDANGSMHGFQLWANLPAAEKMMVPRYRGLTAAQIPQTTLDDGTLIKVIAGQVGDVHGPMDDIVIQPKYLDCLVPSGIGFTHALPGDHTAFIYVIEGGGTVEGQAVTNRDLVLFGPGDSLAVKAGPEGIRFLLISGLPLGEPIAWRGPIVMNTKAELDLAFKEYHEGTFIKHPVNQPL is encoded by the coding sequence ATGCGACGAGCGATCAAAGCCATCTACAAGGGGGAACCCGTGACCGAAGGAGCGGGAGTGAAGCTGCGACGGGTTTTCGGCTATTACGAAGCCCCTGATTTCGACCCCTTCCTCATGTTCGACGACTTCAGGTCCGACAGGCCCGAGGATTTCAAACGCGGCTTCCCGTGGCATCCGCACCGGGGCATCGAGACCATCACCTATGTCATCAAGGGAGATGTCGAACACGGCGACAGCATGGGCAACACGGGCGTCATCTCCAGCGGCGACGTGCAATGGATGACTGCGGGCTCCGGCATTGTCCATCAGGAAATGCCTAAAGGCGACGCAAACGGCTCCATGCACGGCTTTCAACTCTGGGCCAATCTGCCGGCGGCCGAAAAAATGATGGTTCCGCGCTACCGTGGACTGACCGCTGCGCAGATCCCCCAGACCACCCTTGACGACGGCACGCTGATCAAGGTCATCGCCGGTCAAGTCGGGGACGTGCACGGCCCCATGGACGACATAGTCATCCAGCCGAAGTATCTGGATTGCCTCGTCCCCTCCGGGATCGGATTCACCCACGCCCTGCCCGGCGACCACACCGCATTCATCTACGTCATCGAAGGCGGGGGCACGGTGGAAGGCCAAGCGGTGACCAACCGCGACCTGGTCCTCTTCGGACCCGGGGACTCCCTGGCCGTCAAGGCAGGTCCGGAAGGCATCCGTTTCCTGCTGATCAGCGGGCTCCCTTTGGGCGAACCCATCGCCTGGCGCGGGCCCATCGTCATGAACACCAAGGCCGAGCTCGACCTTGCCTTCAAGGAATACCACGAAGGAACTTTCATCAAGCACCCCGTCAACCAGCCCCTCTAA
- a CDS encoding universal stress protein, with translation MKILAALDQSTYATLVLKKAMETAAKENAELTALTISTAPYNNLYLGELSGEFQEKIRQGVQETVQRIKDQATAADAKVNVVVQESPSPADAIVEYAEKNGIDLIFIGNKGAGAVERFLIGSVSSKVVSHSPCSVMVIKK, from the coding sequence ATGAAGATCCTGGCGGCTCTCGATCAATCGACCTACGCAACTCTGGTGCTCAAGAAAGCAATGGAAACCGCGGCCAAGGAAAACGCGGAACTCACGGCTCTGACCATTTCCACCGCGCCCTACAACAACCTGTATCTTGGAGAACTTTCAGGGGAGTTTCAGGAAAAGATACGCCAAGGCGTTCAGGAAACCGTGCAGCGCATCAAGGATCAGGCCACGGCCGCCGACGCCAAGGTGAATGTGGTCGTGCAGGAAAGCCCGTCTCCAGCCGACGCCATCGTCGAATATGCCGAAAAGAACGGAATCGACCTCATATTCATCGGAAACAAGGGGGCCGGAGCGGTTGAACGCTTCCTCATCGGCAGCGTCTCAAGCAAGGTTGTTTCGCACTCCCCATGCTCGGTCATGGTCATCAAGAAATAA
- the dxs gene encoding 1-deoxy-D-xylulose-5-phosphate synthase: MTEQTLQELFPTLFAIKSPGDVQTLDEKELTRLGEEIRRMIIQTVSATGGHLAPSLGVVELTMALLRVFNPTRDRIVWDVGHQAYAYKLLTGRLDRFHTLRQLDGISGFPRICESPYDHFGVGHSSTSISAALGMAAARDLAHQDHKVVAVIGDGSMTAGLAYEGLNQAGGLGKDLVVVLNDNEMSISRNVGALSSFLSRKLSKRWVQRFKKEAESIMRQIPKIGDDIAEYARRSEDSLKSFFTPGMLFEAFRFTYIGPLQGHDMRMLTNVFQQTRELEGPILVHVLTKKGKGYAPAETNPTFYHGVGCFEPETGAARKFDACSLPSYTEVFGSTLCKLAEKDERVVAITAAMPEGTGVSCFADTYPERFFDVGICEQHAVTFAAGFASQGMKPVVAIYSTFMQRSYDQIVHDVCLQNLNVTLCLDRSGLVGEDGATHHGVFDLSFLRHIPNLVVMAPRNEPELQHMLATALAFEGPVALRYPRGVGEGAPLVQTPMILPIGQGELLREGTDGVVVALGSRVNPALEAARMLCEETGKEVAVFNARFVKPLPEEQLLALAASQPFMLLVEENALPGGFGSAVLELLADHDALSNLRVRRLGVPDRFVEHGSQKELRVRLGINRDGILNALHTLAC; the protein is encoded by the coding sequence ATGACTGAGCAAACCCTGCAGGAACTTTTTCCCACTCTGTTCGCCATCAAGAGTCCCGGCGATGTGCAGACCCTGGATGAAAAGGAACTGACCAGGCTTGGCGAAGAGATTCGCCGCATGATCATTCAGACCGTGTCCGCCACGGGTGGACATCTGGCCCCGTCTCTTGGCGTGGTCGAACTGACCATGGCGCTGTTGCGCGTCTTCAATCCCACCCGCGATCGCATCGTCTGGGACGTGGGTCATCAGGCCTATGCCTACAAGCTCCTGACCGGCCGCCTGGATCGTTTCCACACCCTGCGCCAGTTGGACGGCATCAGCGGTTTTCCCCGCATTTGTGAGAGCCCTTACGACCACTTCGGCGTGGGCCACTCCTCGACCTCCATCTCCGCAGCCCTGGGCATGGCTGCGGCCCGCGACCTGGCTCATCAGGACCACAAGGTCGTGGCCGTCATTGGCGACGGCTCCATGACCGCCGGGCTCGCATACGAGGGCCTCAATCAGGCCGGCGGATTGGGCAAGGATCTGGTGGTGGTGCTGAACGACAACGAGATGTCCATCTCGCGCAATGTCGGGGCGCTGTCGTCATTCCTCAGCCGGAAGCTGTCCAAGCGCTGGGTGCAGCGGTTCAAGAAGGAAGCCGAGAGCATCATGCGTCAGATTCCGAAGATCGGCGACGACATCGCCGAATACGCCCGTCGCAGCGAGGACTCCCTGAAGAGCTTCTTTACGCCGGGCATGCTTTTCGAGGCTTTTCGCTTTACGTATATCGGTCCCTTGCAGGGGCACGACATGCGCATGCTGACCAACGTGTTCCAGCAAACCAGGGAGCTTGAGGGACCGATTCTGGTTCATGTCCTGACCAAGAAGGGCAAGGGCTACGCGCCCGCCGAAACCAATCCGACCTTTTATCACGGCGTGGGTTGTTTCGAGCCAGAGACCGGCGCGGCCCGAAAGTTCGACGCCTGCTCGCTGCCGAGCTACACTGAGGTTTTCGGTTCCACCCTGTGCAAGCTGGCCGAGAAGGACGAGCGCGTCGTGGCCATCACCGCCGCCATGCCCGAAGGCACCGGAGTGAGCTGCTTCGCGGATACATATCCGGAACGTTTTTTCGATGTCGGCATCTGCGAACAACACGCCGTGACCTTTGCCGCCGGGTTCGCCTCCCAGGGCATGAAGCCTGTGGTCGCCATCTATTCGACCTTCATGCAGCGCTCCTACGATCAGATCGTGCACGACGTCTGTCTGCAGAATCTGAACGTGACCCTGTGCCTGGATCGGAGCGGTCTGGTGGGGGAGGACGGAGCCACACATCACGGCGTCTTCGACCTGTCTTTTCTGCGCCACATCCCCAATCTGGTGGTCATGGCTCCGCGCAATGAACCCGAATTGCAGCACATGCTGGCCACGGCCCTGGCTTTTGAAGGCCCCGTGGCCCTGCGTTATCCTCGCGGAGTGGGCGAAGGCGCGCCTCTGGTTCAGACGCCGATGATCCTGCCCATCGGACAGGGTGAACTGCTGCGCGAGGGCACGGATGGAGTCGTCGTGGCGCTCGGCAGCCGGGTCAATCCCGCGCTGGAAGCGGCGCGTATGCTGTGTGAGGAGACTGGCAAGGAAGTGGCCGTGTTCAACGCCCGTTTCGTCAAACCCCTGCCCGAAGAGCAACTGCTGGCCTTGGCCGCATCGCAGCCCTTCATGCTTCTGGTCGAGGAGAACGCCTTGCCCGGAGGGTTCGGTTCCGCTGTGCTTGAGCTTTTGGCCGATCACGACGCGCTTTCAAACCTGCGCGTGAGACGCCTTGGCGTTCCCGACCGGTTCGTCGAGCACGGCAGCCAGAAGGAACTGCGGGTCAGGCTGGGCATCAACAGGGACGGTATCTTGAATGCGTTGCATACGCTGGCGTGCTGA
- a CDS encoding polyprenyl synthetase family protein has translation MNPREMKVELGALGALVESRLGTIFSDGRTPAMLAASMNYSLMAGGKRLRPVLCLAWAELVGGREDKVLDFACAIECIHTYSLIHDDLPAMDDDDLRRGKPSNHKQFDEATAILAGDGLLTEAFTLASSLELQPDRILKAIFHLSTAAGPRGMVGGQVLDMGLTGKTANLAQLREMHAKKTGALIETSCVTGCILGGGGDSDQALASEYGRAIGLAFQVTDDILDVVGDEAALGKPVGSDEAQGKSTYPALLGIDQSRVLARQSVDQALAALSGFSHPRADFLRAVALYILDRTH, from the coding sequence ATGAATCCGCGAGAAATGAAGGTCGAACTTGGGGCTCTTGGCGCCCTGGTGGAATCCCGCCTGGGCACGATTTTCAGCGACGGCCGGACCCCCGCAATGCTGGCCGCCTCCATGAACTATTCGCTCATGGCCGGGGGCAAGCGGCTGCGTCCGGTGCTCTGTCTGGCCTGGGCGGAACTGGTCGGAGGCCGGGAGGACAAGGTGCTTGATTTCGCCTGCGCCATCGAGTGCATCCACACCTATTCCCTCATTCATGACGACCTGCCGGCCATGGACGACGACGACCTGCGCCGGGGCAAGCCCTCCAATCACAAGCAGTTCGACGAAGCCACGGCCATCCTGGCCGGAGACGGCCTGTTGACCGAGGCCTTCACCCTGGCCTCGTCGCTTGAACTGCAACCGGACAGAATCCTCAAGGCCATTTTTCACCTCTCGACTGCTGCCGGTCCGCGTGGCATGGTCGGCGGCCAGGTTTTGGACATGGGCCTGACCGGCAAGACCGCAAATCTGGCGCAACTGCGCGAGATGCATGCCAAGAAAACCGGGGCGCTGATCGAGACATCCTGTGTCACGGGCTGCATTCTTGGCGGTGGCGGCGATTCCGACCAGGCCTTGGCCTCGGAATACGGCCGGGCCATCGGGCTGGCCTTTCAGGTCACGGACGATATCCTGGACGTGGTCGGGGACGAGGCGGCCCTCGGCAAGCCTGTGGGCAGTGACGAGGCCCAGGGCAAATCGACTTATCCGGCCCTGCTAGGCATTGACCAGAGCCGGGTTCTGGCCAGACAGAGCGTGGATCAGGCCTTGGCCGCGCTGTCGGGATTTTCGCACCCCCGCGCCGATTTTCTGCGGGCCGTGGCCCTCTATATTTTGGATCGAACGCATTAG
- the xseB gene encoding exodeoxyribonuclease VII small subunit, whose product MAKTQQTFEKRLERVKEITALLEGGDLPLEQGVKLFQEGVRLSRECGAELEQARIIVESAGQEPSAESGVSGDEA is encoded by the coding sequence ATGGCTAAAACACAGCAAACTTTCGAAAAGCGGCTGGAGCGGGTCAAGGAGATCACGGCGCTGCTTGAAGGCGGGGACCTGCCTCTTGAGCAGGGCGTGAAGCTCTTTCAGGAAGGCGTGCGTCTCTCCAGGGAGTGCGGCGCGGAACTTGAGCAGGCCCGCATTATCGTGGAGAGCGCCGGTCAGGAGCCCTCGGCGGAGTCCGGTGTATCGGGAGACGAGGCATGA
- a CDS encoding M23 family metallopeptidase — MMLRCVLFFMLAFLTFPVMQGAALHAAQLRLECPEVIGIGLPFVVRVESDAPLDRLRVEWAGKTLQVPGAGKSSVEFLLGTDVLKSKPGTETLRILKLGLDPLAVQTSILIEDREFPEQRLTVPTEMASPPAAVQERIARENAEVRAVLATVSPDNHLVLPFMRPVPGGVSSAYGLKRFFNDLERNPHRGLDLRAALGDPVRAAAPGRIVLAADHYYGGRSVFLDHGLGVFTVYMHLDEFKVSQGDMVEAGEVIGLAGQTGRVTGPHLHLGLYVLDLAMDPAALFFTNSVQ, encoded by the coding sequence ATGATGTTGCGATGCGTTCTTTTTTTCATGCTTGCGTTCTTGACGTTTCCGGTCATGCAGGGTGCTGCCCTGCACGCCGCGCAGCTTCGTCTGGAATGCCCCGAGGTCATCGGCATTGGCCTGCCCTTTGTGGTCAGGGTCGAGTCCGACGCGCCTCTGGACAGGCTTCGCGTGGAGTGGGCCGGGAAGACGCTGCAAGTCCCGGGGGCCGGGAAATCGAGCGTGGAATTCCTGCTCGGCACGGATGTCCTGAAGTCCAAACCCGGCACCGAGACCCTGCGTATCCTCAAGCTGGGCCTTGATCCCCTGGCCGTACAGACCTCGATCCTGATCGAGGATCGCGAATTTCCCGAGCAGCGCCTGACCGTGCCGACGGAAATGGCCAGCCCTCCGGCGGCGGTGCAGGAGCGTATCGCGAGGGAAAATGCCGAGGTGCGCGCGGTCCTGGCCACGGTTTCGCCGGATAACCACCTGGTCCTGCCGTTCATGCGCCCCGTTCCGGGCGGAGTGAGCAGCGCCTACGGCCTGAAGCGATTTTTCAACGATCTGGAACGCAATCCCCACCGCGGACTCGATCTGCGGGCCGCGCTGGGAGATCCCGTGCGGGCCGCCGCGCCCGGGCGGATCGTGCTGGCTGCGGATCACTATTACGGCGGGCGTTCTGTTTTTCTTGATCACGGTCTGGGGGTGTTCACGGTCTACATGCATCTGGACGAGTTCAAGGTCAGCCAGGGCGACATGGTCGAGGCCGGGGAAGTCATCGGACTTGCGGGCCAGACCGGGCGGGTCACCGGTCCGCATCTGCATCTGGGCCTTTATGTGCTCGATCTGGCGATGGATCCGGCGGCTCTCTTTTTCACAAATTCCGTCCAATAA
- the xseA gene encoding exodeoxyribonuclease VII large subunit → MHIFSVRTLTQAVKDVLEGEFPFVWVRGQVSNLSRPPSGHVYFSLKDDDATLSVVWFKGAQPKGAADGGERVNPVTGEVESGEPFQLSDGQEVLVAGRMNVYPPRGAYQLVAELVQGQGMGELAVAFEAMKAKLAGKGYFDPDRKMTPPRNPRRVAVVTAPQGAALQDFLRIAGERGYGATIRVYPSLVQGESASAQISAALDRADRDGWAEVIVLIRGGGSLEDLWAFNTEPVAEAIFRSRLPVVCGVGHEVDTTIADLVADQRAATPSHAAQLLWTERGVLRQQTDEIFLALTRGMDRLLDARERSLQLQVQGLNWHSPARRIERWGFELERLQDRLRQAARTQMESRATTLARLEDRMHRSFGPAALLSLRSDLDRADAALEQAGARFVRIRLEVLRGLEGRLAALDPAAPLARGYALVRGSAGFVRSREDVRAGDEIRVQVADGEFSAEVLP, encoded by the coding sequence ATGCACATATTCTCCGTCCGCACCCTCACCCAAGCCGTCAAGGATGTCCTTGAGGGTGAGTTTCCTTTTGTCTGGGTGCGTGGGCAGGTTTCGAACCTTTCCAGGCCTCCGTCCGGGCATGTGTATTTTTCCCTCAAGGACGATGACGCCACCCTGAGCGTGGTCTGGTTCAAGGGGGCTCAGCCCAAGGGCGCCGCTGACGGCGGCGAGCGGGTCAATCCTGTCACCGGAGAGGTTGAGAGCGGAGAGCCTTTTCAGCTTTCCGACGGGCAGGAAGTGCTCGTGGCCGGACGCATGAACGTGTATCCGCCGCGCGGGGCCTATCAGCTCGTGGCGGAGCTTGTGCAGGGGCAGGGCATGGGCGAGCTGGCCGTGGCCTTCGAGGCCATGAAGGCCAAGCTGGCCGGCAAGGGGTATTTCGATCCGGACCGCAAGATGACGCCGCCGCGCAATCCGCGCCGGGTGGCCGTGGTCACGGCCCCCCAGGGTGCGGCCTTGCAGGATTTTTTGCGTATCGCCGGTGAGCGGGGATATGGCGCCACCATTAGGGTGTACCCGAGCCTGGTGCAGGGCGAGAGCGCTTCGGCCCAGATTTCCGCCGCACTGGACCGCGCCGACCGCGACGGTTGGGCCGAGGTCATCGTGCTCATTCGCGGTGGCGGCTCTCTTGAGGATCTGTGGGCCTTCAACACCGAACCCGTGGCCGAGGCCATCTTCCGCTCACGACTGCCCGTGGTCTGCGGGGTCGGGCATGAGGTGGACACGACCATCGCGGACCTGGTGGCGGATCAGCGCGCGGCCACGCCCTCGCACGCGGCGCAGCTTTTGTGGACCGAGCGCGGCGTGCTGCGTCAGCAGACCGACGAGATTTTCCTGGCCTTGACCCGAGGCATGGACCGTTTGCTGGACGCACGTGAGCGGAGCCTGCAACTGCAGGTGCAGGGGCTGAACTGGCATTCTCCGGCCCGGCGCATCGAGCGCTGGGGCTTTGAGCTGGAGCGGCTTCAGGACCGCCTGCGTCAGGCCGCCCGGACGCAGATGGAAAGTCGTGCCACGACCCTGGCGCGTCTGGAGGATCGCATGCACCGCTCCTTTGGCCCGGCCGCATTGCTCTCCCTGCGATCCGATCTGGATCGCGCCGACGCGGCCCTGGAGCAGGCCGGAGCACGTTTTGTGCGCATCCGCCTGGAGGTCCTGCGCGGACTTGAGGGCCGCCTCGCCGCTCTTGACCCGGCCGCTCCGTTGGCGCGAGGCTACGCTTTGGTTCGGGGATCGGCCGGTTTTGTGCGTTCGCGAGAAGATGTGCGGGCGGGGGATGAAATCCGCGTGCAGGTCGCGGACGGGGAATTTTCAGCGGAGGTGCTGCCATGA